One Prionailurus bengalensis isolate Pbe53 chromosome D3, Fcat_Pben_1.1_paternal_pri, whole genome shotgun sequence genomic region harbors:
- the FBRSL1 gene encoding fibrosin-1-like protein isoform X9 — protein sequence MEAKVRQSRRSRAQRDRGRRREAARDARDQSASSGDETEPGPGKENAGLPRAPPPRAAAVRPPRRRRRESSSQEEEVIDGFAIASFSTLEALEKDMALKPHERKEKWERRLAKKPRESENCPSAEPSENGRPLEMGSPEQDLEPACDRGKKKVPLQPTKQVCSPEGGPLPASHWDQNGPAQLQQQLQPSQPQGSPPAPCQRCQPRRALPDPGQPCRPQPPLPGQRSWPQRSLLGPRQPCRPRRSLLGPGQPCRPQRLLPAPDEHCRPQRSLLAQPCRPRWGLLSPRQRCRPLRSLLAPCHLCRPLRSLLAPCHLCRPLRSLLALWHRCRPLRSWVAPCLRGQPSRASSGQRGRPPQSLLLLRPRRRPAASLAGQCCCPRRVLLAPCQPRRSLLGQPSHPQGSLLGLSQPQQLVEAPEHPGPPKPSLLGPGQPCQQKRPLMGPEQPRPPKRPLLGPEQPCRRKRPLLGPKQPCQPLQSLLGPGQPCKPQPLLPIPEPPSLLGRPAPPRRPLLGPLSQPRRSLLDLVRAHQPQLSLLAVGRPCRPLRSRRTRSSTPAVARQAPSVSPGA from the exons ATGGAGGCCAAGGTCCGCCAGAGCCGGCGCTCGCGCGCGCAGCGGGACCGCGGCCGGCGCCGGGAGGCGGCCCGCGACGCCCGTGACCAGAGCGCGTCGTCGGGCGACGAGACCGAGCCCGGGCCTGGCAAGGAGAACGCGGGCCTgccccgcgcgcccccgccccgcgccgccgccgtgcgccccccgcgccgccgccgccgcgagtCCAGCTCGCAGGAGGAGGAGGTCATCGACGGCTTCGCCATCGCCAGCTTCAGCACGCTGGAGGCCTTGGAG AAGGACATGGCCCTGAAGCCACACGAGCGGAAGGAGAAATGGGAGCGTCGCCTTGCCAAGAAGCCCCGTGAGTCAGAAAACTGCCCGTCTGCAGAACCAAGCGAGAACGGGCGGCCCCTGGAGATGGGCAGCCCTGagcaggacctggagcctgcctgcgaCCGGGGGAAGAAGAAGGTCCCCCTGCAGCCCACCAAGCAG GTGTGCTCCCCAGAAGGGGGGCCGCTCCCAGCCAGCCACTGGGACCAGAACGGCCCGGCCCAGCTCCAGCAGCAGCTCCAGCCCAGCCAGCCCCAGGGGTCACCCCCAGCCCCGTGTCAGCGCTGCCAGCCCCGTCGGGCTCTCCCGGACCCCGGGCAGCCCTGCCGGCCCCAGCCGCCACTCCCGGGTCAGCGCAGCTGGCCCCAGCGGTCACTTCTGGGCCCAAGACAGCCCTGCCGGCCCCGGCGGTCACTTCTGGGCCCAGGTCAGCCCTGCCGGCCCCAGCGGCTGCTTCCAGCCCCAGATGAGCACTGCCGGCCCCAGCGGTCACTCCTGGCTCAGCCCTGCCGGCCGCGCTGGGGGCTCCTAAGCCCCAGGCAACGCTGTCGGCCCCTGCGGTCCCTGCTGGCCCCGTGCCACCTCTGCCGGCCCCTGCGGTCCCTGCTGGCCCCGTGCCACCTCTGCCGGCCATTGCGGTCCCTCCTGGCCCTCTGGCACCGCTGCCGGCCCCTGCGGTCATGGGTGGCTCCCTGTCTCCGCGGCCAGCCCAGCCGGGCGTCCTCAGGACAGCGGGGCCGGCCCCCACAGTCACTCCTCCTGCTGCGTCCACGCCGCCGGCCCGCCGCCTCACTTGCGGGCCAGTGCTGCTGCCCCCGGCGGGTGCTCCTAGCCCCGTGCCAACCCCGGAGGTCCCTCCTGGGCCAGCCCAGCCACCCCCAGGGGTCACTGCTGGGCCTCAGTCAGCCCCAGCAGTTAGTTGAGGCCCCAGAGCACCCTGGCCCCCCGAAACCTTCGCTGCTGGGCCCCGGACAGCCGTGCCAACAAAAGCGGCCACTCATGGGCCCAGAACAGCCTCGTCCGCCCAAGCGGCCACTCCTGGGCCCAGAACAGCCCTGCCGACGAAAGCGGCCACTCCTGGGCCCAAAGCAGCCGTGCCAGCCCCTGCAGTCACTTCTGGGCCCCGGCCAGCCCTGCAAACCCCAGCCTTTACTCCCCATCCCTGAGCCCCCGTCACTCCTGGGCCGGCCTGCTCCGCCCCGCCGGCCCCTCCTGGGGCCCCTGAGCCAGCCGCGGCGCTCCCTGCTGGACCTGGTGCGGGCCCATCAGCCCCAGCTCTCACTCCTGGCAGTGGGCCGGCCCTGCAGGCCCCTGAGGTCACGACGGACTCGGTCCTCCACCCCTGCGGTGGCCCGCCAGGCCCCATCTGTGAGCCCTGGAGCCTGA